From Triticum urartu cultivar G1812 chromosome 2, Tu2.1, whole genome shotgun sequence, a single genomic window includes:
- the LOC125541118 gene encoding hydroquinone glucosyltransferase-like gives MASPGAGHLIPMAELARRLVELGFSATILTFTNLSAPLDQLLPSLAASVATAALPAVRMDDLPANAHDGRVLVELIRRSLPNIRDLVRSINNSSTGAARLAALVPDFLCSMALPIAAELGVPGYVFFPSNLAMVALTRHIVELHEGAAFGEYRDVAVPLELPGGVSLSGADIPDAFRGSFTNPRYSKLVELVRSYGLADGILVNTLYDMEPATAEAFEQLAAEQAAGASAFAYPPVFPVGPFVRPPDPDEAAGGASTPCLEWHDRQPTGSVVYVAFGSGGALSVEQTAELAAGLEASGQRFLWVVRMPSLDGRGIRDDDDPLTWLPEGFLERTRGRGLAVAAWAPQVRVLSHPATAVFVSHCGWNSTLESVGSGVPMLAWPLYAEQRMNAVILEEKLGVALRVPAAREDDRCFVTCYGIATAVKELVEGGQKLWRRAENLQKAGAHAWSPDGPSRRVLEEVAFKMKAALGREK, from the coding sequence ATGGCCAGCCCCGGCGCCGGCCACCTCATTCCAATGGCCGAGCTGGCGCGGCGGCTGGTGGAGCTCGGCTTCTCGGCCACGATCCTCACGTTCACCAACCTCTCCGCCCCACTAGATCAACTTCTCCCATCCCTCGCCGCCTCCGTCGCCACCGCCGCGCTCCCCGCTGTCCGGATGGACGACCTTCCCGCCAACGCCCACGACGGCCGCGTGCTCGTGGAGCTCATTCGCCGCTCCCTCCCCAACATCCGCGACCTCGTCCGCTCCATCAACAACTCTAGTACCGGGGCCGCCCGGCTCGCCGCTCTGGTGCCGGACTTCCTCTGCTCCATGGCGCTGCCCATCGCCGCCGAGCTCGGCGTCCCCGGCTACGTCTTCTTCCCTAGCAACCTGGCCATGGTCGCCCTCACGCGCCACATCGTCGAGCTCCACGAGGGCGCCGCTTTCGGCGAATACCGCGACGTTGCCGTGCCTCTCGAGCTTCCCGGCGGAGTGTCGCTGAGCGGCGCTGACATCCCGGACGCGTTCCGCGGCAGTTTCACCAACCCGCGTTACTCGAAACTTGTTGAGTTGGTCCGGAGCTATGGCCTCGCCGACGGCATACTGGTGAACACGCTCTACGACATGGAACCTGCCACCGCGGAGGCGTTCGAGCAGCTGGCGGCGGAGCAAGCTGCTGGCGCGTCAGCGTTTGCGTACCCGCCGGTGTTCCCCGTAGGGCCGTTCGTCCGGCCGCCAGATCCCGACGAAGCCGCCGGCGGCGCGTCGACGCCATGCTTGGAGTGGCACGATCGTCAGCCGACCGGCTCTGTGGTGTACGTCGCCTTCGGGAGCGGCGGGGCACTTTCTGTGGAGCAGACGGCCGAGCTCGCGGCTGGTCTCGAGGCGAGCGGCCAAAGGTTTCTTTGGGTCGTGCGGATGCCAAGCCTCGACGGTCGCGGCATCCGAGACGATGACGATCCATTAACGTGGCTCCCCGAGGGCTTCTTGGAGAGGACGAGGGGCAGGGGCCTGGCCGTCGCGGCGTGGGCGCCTCAGGTGCGCGTGCTGTCCCACCCTGCGACCGCCGTCTTCGTGTCGCACTGCGGGTGGAACTCGACTCTGGAGAGCGTGGGGTCCGGCGTGCCCATGCTCGCGTGGCCGCTGTATGCAGAGCAGAGGATGAACGCCGTTATCCTGGAAGAGAAGCTCGGGGTGGCGCTGCGGGTGCCGGCGGCACGAGAGGACGATCGATGCTTCGTGACGTGCTACGGGATCGCCACCGCTGTGAAGGAGCTCGTGGAGGGGGGTCAGAAGTTGTGGCGACGGGCCGAGAACCTGCAGAAAGCGGGAGCACATGCGTGGTCACCGGACGGGCCGTCGCGCCGGGTGCTCGAGGAGGTCGCCTTCAAGATGAAGGCGGCGCTTGGCAGAGAGAAGTAG